The following is a genomic window from Bacillota bacterium.
TAATAAGAAGAATCGTAAACGAAATCTCCATGATTATAAACTCGAGAAAGAGTTACGGCTTGTGTTCCTATATCAAAAATGGTTCCTGTGTATTGGAATAATTGATTGGTATAAGTTGCTCCAGTCGTATTATAAATAAAGGTTCCATAGTTAAATAATAACGCATATTCGACTGGCACGCTTGTATTTGTTATTCCAATGCCAGCAGCTTTTATAACTGAGGTTTCTGTTACATATGAAGCATGAATCGTTCCGCTATTATACAAATTTGCAAATTGATAATCAGGTCCTGTTTCTAAAACAGGTTTCACTCCCGTTAATTCACCAAATACACCACCAATTCGTTGATTTGATGGTAACGAAACAGTATTTGTAACACTATTAACATAAAGATCTCCCATATTTGCTACATTGACAAATTGATGAATGGCAGTGGTTAAATTTAAGATATACCCAACAACTCCACCCATTTTAACGGTGATAGCGGTTGTTCCAGATGCAAGATAAAATGTAGAAGAAGTTCCAAATCCATAAAGCGTTCCATGATTTACAGCTTCTGTTACTACTAATTGAGCTTGATCTGCAGAACCTACGATTCCACCAATATAATATTTAGCTGCGATATTATAAGTGGATAAAAAGGTATGAGTATTCATATTGATTGTACCACTACTTGAAACTTCGTTGATGACTCCAGATGCTTGTCCTACGATGCCACCAACATGGGTTTCGCCTATGGCTCCAGTTCCCATATTAATGTCAACATCAACGATAACATCCTCTATGATGCCACCAGTCATTCTTCCAGCTATCGCGCCTACATAAAAGACACTACTATAGTAAGTTGCTGTATTGGTAAGAGAAATAGTAGATTCATTGAAATTTAAATTATTAACCGAAGCCCCAGATCCAATCACACTGAACAAACCAGCATAATATAGAGTTCCTCTCAAAATTCCAGTTGAAATTGTCAAATTATAAATATAAAAATTATCACTTAAATCCGTTCCTTGATCGTTAAAACCAGTCAGACTTCCATAAAAAGTCACATTTGGTGTTGTATAAACCGTTGTCGCTAAAACACCCATATCAATATCGTCAGTAATTTCATAATCTGCATAAGCATAAGCAACACCGTTATTTTCGGTAACAAATGCTAAAACTCTAGAAAAGAATTGTAAGTCAATTGCGGATGTTATTAAATACGCATTATTTGAATATTCTAATCCTTGAAGAAGTGGATAACAATCGTCTTCATAAAAATGCCAGTCATCTGTTAATGTGTTAAGGGATGATGCATCTGATTTCAACACGGAAGTTATTTCACCAGTTGCATAAGCATTTGGAGTTGCAATTGTAAAAGTGGATGTACCTACTACCACTTCTAATAAATAGACCTCTGAGTCATACACTAAATTTGAATAAGTTCCTGTGTTTAGATATAAGACAGGTTGAATATTAAACTTATTGATATAGTTACCATTGACTACTACTTTTGAAACATAATAGGAGTTGGTGAAAATTCCTGCATTAGTATGAACCAATCCAGCTGCTTCAAACACTTCAGAAGAGGTTCCTACTTTGTACCGAATACCAGCTTCTAAAACATCAGTTCGACTATCGATTACATACACATGGTCGACAACTCCGTTTGATAAATTAATTCCCACAACATTTGATACTTTATCAATATCAATGTGTAAATTAAGTAATTCAAACGTCGGATTTAACAATCCAAAGTTTTTGATGACGCCATCATTAAAAGGAAACATCGAATAATAACTGGATAAAGCAATATCAACCGTATTTCCTCCTACGGTTTGAGAACTAACAAGATATTCATATCCTGCAACATATAAGTTTGAAATGGCAAACCCTTGTCCATCAAAAGAACCTGTAAAAATATTTTCATTAAATACTGGTTGTTCTAGCTCATCATATCCTGAAAAAGAATATCCAATGGGAATAAATGTTTTTGATCCCATGACAGAATAATCAATGTTCTTTCCTAGCACATAGTCTAAAGATAATAATACTGCAATTTTTTCTTCTGATAATTTGTAATTTTCAGTTGGTACGGTGGATTGATATACTTGTTCAAACGATACATCTATAGAAAAACGATACAATCCTTCTGCGGTATCAAAACGAATTTTTTTACCAGCTGCCGCATCAGAACATTCTTGAGGAGTAGCTGCTAAATTACAATAGTTGTTTCTATATTCAGTATAAGTAATATAATCCGTATTTGATGTTAATACAGATAAAGTGGTTTCCCAATCATAATTTCCTTCAAAGACAGCCACATCTTCAATACCCGTAGTGGATAATCCAAGTGGTTTTGCTTCTACCACAAAAGCAGATGTAATAAAAGAAAAAACAACAAGCGAAAAAAACGCTATTAAGCGCAATAAATTTTGATTTCTAAAAATAATTTTTCGCATAATATTTCCTCCTTACGGTTGAATCCAACTTCCTTCTGTGTCCCACGGTGGTGTCGCAAGACCCCAAACATTTTCAGGACCACCTAAAGCTTGTACTGCTTCAATTGAGAATGCAATTTGCAAAGAATATCCTGGAGAATAATTCGAGAAAGTACTACCCGTATATTCTGAAATCAATTCAAATGTAAGCGGAACTACTTCTGATGTTCTTTGAACAGGAGAAGTATAATAAATGTAATTATCAATACTTCGATTTAAATAATACCAATCAGTTGTTGCAAAAGTGAAAGGCATATACTCTTCATTTAAAATCGACAATTCGGTAACGATTCCTTCAAAGTTTGTATAAGTTAATGTTAATTGCTCATAGATTTTAACTCTTAAATATGTATCAACATTGCTTAACACTTCAATATCAAGTCTAAAGTTTTCGAAGTAATTCGAAGAAGAATTACTAATAATATTAATTGAGTATACTCCTGGCTTATAAGTGCTAGTTCCGATTAAGACCTCTACCGCTTCAACCCTGTCTACTCCGTTTATAAAATAGGCATCAATATTGACATCGACAAATCCAACCTCAACTCCAAGGGAATCCTCATACATTTGAGTAAACCAAGCAAAACTGGCAAAGACAAAAAGAGACAATGAGAAGATTAGCATTGCCAAAGAAATGAGAAATCTTTTTTTGAGTAGATTTTCGCTCAAATTCATCAACTCTTTCTTTCCTTATATTTAATGTATGATTTTTTTATACAAAAAAAGCCATTATCTACATAACGATGCATTGATTTATTTCTAATACGGTATTAGAAATAAAAAAATGCCCTCGTCTTTAAAAGACAACGGCAACTGGCTACCATCTTATCGAAGGCCCTATAGCTTTGCGTCACTAACTTTCGCTAGTTTTGCTATTTACAGAAGTTATTATATAATTGAAATTAATTTTTGTCAACTAAGATTGTCAATTTTTCCATAATTAATCTAAAAAAACAGCATCCAAATCCTTGTTTTTTTAAAAATTAATAAAATTTGAAATATTTTAGAGACTCAAATCCCTATAAGCTCATAAAATAATCACAATATTTTTGTTGTTTTTAAATGAAATTAATGATATCATAGAGGTTGCAAATTTAATAAGGAGTGGAATCTATGAAAAGCCTATTAACAAAGAAAGTCGTCATTGTATTTTCCGTTTTAATTGTAATAGTTCTATCTGCTATCTTGCTTGCTTTTTTAACTGGATCAACAAATTATCCAGAAATCAGCGACCCAGATGGAATCTTTTATCAAACTACTGATGACGATGGAAATGTTCTTTATACAATAACAAATAAAGAATTATTTGAAGAAATCAAAACAAACGATGGTATCGAACAATTATTATTTATGGTTGATGCCTATTTACTCGAAGATTATTTAAATGCTTTAACAACGGAACAAATTGAAGCAAAGTTGTTAGAACTTGAGTATGGTACATCTGATTTAGATGAAATCAATGCTCTTGAAGCCGATTTAAAACTTCAATATGAAACAGCTTATCAACAAAGCATTACTTTGGCAGGATATTTAAACAACGAAGAAGCTTACGCAAAAATCATTTTAGCGCGTGAAGAGTTTGTTCGCCATATAATCGACGTGAATGAAGAAATCACGGATTTAGCTGTCGCAAAAGAGTATGCTAATTACTATTTTGAAGACATAGACGCTCTTAAAATTCGTTTTACTAGTTCAGAAGATGCAGCCTTTGTAATGAACAAAGTTAATCTTGTGGTTTACAACTTAACTAGTTTAAGAGAATACAGTGGTTTCATTTACCAAACAGAATCTATTCTAGACCCTTTAGAAGGTGTCGTTGAAGCTTATAAAACGGTTACTCCATACTTTTTTGATCAAGATGAAAATATATTAAATCTAGATGAAGAAATTATTTATACGCTTGGGACAAATTCAATCTACACTGATTCAAGTGATGATGAATATGCAATTGATGAAACTGGAAACTTAGTAGACATCGCAGACGAAATCGTTATCGAAAATGATTTGTTATTTGATTCGGTCGAGACAGCGCAAGCTTACAAAGATGCAAACACCATTTATTACACCGTTTCTAAAGTGGATGCCTTTGACGAAAACGAAGACGCTGTTGTTACTGATGGAGCAGACGTTGTTCAATATACCATTGATTCTGATGGGAAAATATATGATCTATTATCTGTTGATGTTACTAGTACTACTGATTTAATTGTTAATAAAATTTATACACCTATCGAAGACGTTAATTCATTTACTTTAAACAACTCCATTGAATTAACCAATGCAGAAATCTTACTTAAATATATTGCAATGTACAATTATGTTTACGAAGTACAACGTGATTCATTACCAACAGACGCAACAGCTGATGAATTAATCGCTTTAAACAATGATTTTCTAATTCATAATTTTGATGAAGTTTCAGCGTACCAAGCTTCTCTTGCTACTTACATGTTTAGTACTCTAGACTTAAACGATGAAGATTTAAAACCATTTACCGTGACTCCTAAAAAATACGCTGCTTCAAGTGATAATGGCTATTATATGGTATATAAATTATCACAAGTTGATAAGGTTGATGTTTTAGAAATCATGTTAGATTATATTGAAAACAATATCATTTTACCTTCACAAACCGTAGATAATTTAGAGCTTCCTGTTACAGGATGGTATAGTTCTACTATTACTTGGTCTTCTGGAGACACAGCTATTATTTCAAATGCTGGAGTGGTTACTTTACCTGATGCGGATACAGAAGTTGAATTAACTTATACCATTACCGCAAATAGTATCACAAGAACTGGAATTATTACTGTTAATGTTTTAACAGAAGGTACTACAAGCGAAGTGACTCAAAACACTTCAGACGAAGTGACATTCAAATCTTTATTAAATGATGACGCCTTATATCTTAGTCTATATAACGGACTAATTGAAGATATGGTTACCGGATCATCTTCTGATACAAATATTTCTTCTCGACTAGTTACATTAAGAGCGGATTATGGGTTTGTAATCTATGATCGTTATCTTGGACTAGATTACCAAGAAACAGATGCTACTTATGAGTTAAACGAAAAAGGAAATAAAGTGTTATTAGCTACCTTAACGGGTCGCCCAGGTAGTGAAGAAGCTGCCTTTGAAATCAGCGCAGATGATTTCTTCTCGTATACTCTTACAAAAAACGCTGCTCTTTATACGCTTTTTGCTTCTGAATACAAAGAACTTGTCGCATCTGATTATTTCACTGAAGTATTTGGCAGTGTGACAAACATTGAAAAAAACAAATCAGCTCGTATGCTTGAAATGTATGATTCCGTGCAATCCGCAAAAGATTACTACTCTTACTTACAATCACTTTATGCATCTTATGGATTGGCATTTACCTATAATTCATTTGCTGATTACGCTTATTCTCAATACGGTACAAAAACGGAATACCAATTGCTTGAGTATTTTGTAGAAGGTGAACTTCAACCTTATTTGATTAACGAAGCTATTTCAGATTATGATTTGATTACATTACTTTATCCTACTGTTGAATCTTATTATCAAAACTATTTCTCTTTAAATGTAAGCCATATCGTAATTTATCTTGATTTTAATGAAGATGGAACTCCAGATGATTTTATGGAATACATTGATAATTTAACAGCACTTGAAGCTGATGAATTTGAAACATTAAGAGCGGGATTAGAGTATGAAATTGATCAATACTTAGATGATGACACAAATAGTTTTACAACTCTTGTTTCTGATTTCCAAAATGCTTCACGGGAAGATGAAACATGGGGAGATTTTAAACAATATGGTTTTTTAATTCTAACAGAAGACTTAAATACCGTTGATGATGATGACGTATCTCATTCCTTACAATATAGCGGTACTTATGGAATTAAAGATACTTACGTTACTGAATACGTTGACGCTTTAATTGCTCTTTATCAAGCTTATCAATCAGACATTAACCAAGACGTTACTGAATTGTATTCAAATGATGAAAACATTTCCATTGAAACAATCTTTGGTATTCACATTATCCTTGTTACACAAGGCGATGACTTTGATCATCCAACTGCTGCTTTTTCAGAAACAGATTCTCAAAATCCAATTTATTCTGTTGGGTCTGAAAACACAGAAGCAATTCCTTCAATGGAACAATTACAACTATACGCTGATTATTTCTTCTATAGTACTGTTTATAATTTAACAGATGCAGATGTCGAATCAACGTATGGAATTACCATACCAAAAATTCCTGCAAGTGTTAACTCTACTCTAGAATTCTACTTTGGAGATTTACTTTCAAGCTTTTACGTTGTAGGAACGGTCAATGTTATTGTAGCAGATAAAATGGTAGATGGCAGTTTTGTTTCAACTGATTATTTAAATCTTACAAACGCCGAACTTCAAGCATCTCTTTTAGCAATAAGAACTGTATATTACGATGCTTTATACGGCCAATACGCTGACTAATACTTTAAAAGTTATATAAAAAAAACAGAAACTATTCAATAGTTTCTGTTTTTGTTTTCCTCTTGAATCGAATAAAAATAAGTCGTCCTTACTCTTGTGATAATTTGTGCTTATAGTATCTTTCTCGTTCTAAAACGCCAATAGAAGCTGTTAAATCTCCTTGTTTTACTAAATCTAATTCTTCTCCTAGCACACAAACCTTGGAATCAATATTATCAATAAAATGAATAATTAGAGCTTCCGCAATGTTTGGTTTTTTAGGGGAACCAAAATTGCCATAATAATGATGACTTATAATAATATGTTGAAGTAACATCGTTTCTTCATCGTTTTCGTATCCTAATTCTTTTGCGGTGATGGCAATTAAATTGGCACCTAATGTAATATGTCCAATCAATCTGCCTTGAATAGTATACTCACTGCCTTCATAGGAATCAAATTCTTTAATCTTACAGACATCATGTAAAATGATACCAGAATAGATTAAGTCTTGATTTAAGAACGGATAAACCTTTATGAACCCATCCGCAAGTTCAAGCATCGAATACGTGTGATATGCCAATCCAGAAATATATGCATGATGAAATTTAGTCGCAGCGGGATATAAATAAAAATCATCTGCGTGGTCTAAGTAAATTTTCTCTGTAATGGCTTTGAGGATGGGATTCGAAATAAAAGACAATTTATCTTCAATTCTTTTGCGGATAACCGATAAATTAATCGGAGCGTAGTGATAAAAAGCTCTCATTAATTTTTCTTTTACATCATCAGATAAATCCATTTCTCCAATAATAGTAAAGTCGTTAGCCATTAAGTGAATTTTCTCTTTAAATAAAACTGCTTCCGTTTTAAAAAAGTAAATTTTGTTTAGGGAGATGTCTTCTCCTTCTTTGATTCTCACAATAACATTTTCGTTATCTGCGCTTGTTACATTACAAGCAAAAGAATCATAAGTAGAAGTGTTAATTTGATCAACTTTTCCAAAAAATTCGTACGTTTGACCAATTTCAATGTTCAATAGAATCACTCGCTTTCTTTTTGGAAGATATAGGTTCCAATGTCCTTTAAAGTAAAACAACATTCTTCAGATTTTTCGGATTTTGAAGAAGATGAAATGAATAAATGGTATCCTTCCGGAATGATAATTGTTTCATCATCTATCGTAGGCTTAAAGATTAAAATGAGATTTGCATCGTCATTTAAATGCATCATAATGGACTTACTACCCAAAACGATGACTTCAACGTGTTGAGTTAATTCTGAGCTTGATTTTAATTTAAAGCAACTATATGTCTTTCTTAATTGTATGAGTTGCTTAAAATACTCGATGTCTAAATAATTTTCATCTACTAATTTCCAATCAATCAAATTAATTTCATCGCTGGAAATATATGAATTTTCATTTCCTTTTTTTGTACGATAAAATTCTTGGCCTGAATGAATAAATGGAACTCCTTGTGATAAAATAACAAAGGAAGTTGCCAGTTTTTGCCATTTCTTAATTAAAGAAATGTCTTTGGTTAGATGAAATGCTTTATCAAAAAAAGTTAAATTATCGTGACACTCCACATAGTTAATTGATTGAGTAGTGTATTTGAATAAATAGCGATTCATTGCGCTTCCAAGTAACATTTCTTTGATAATATCCACATTTTGTACATTTCCCATGGAGTAACCTTTATCTTTTGGCAAAAAAGTAGCTCCTTTAATTGTTTCTCGAAACGTATCGTTAAAGAATCCAATGGTATGAATTACATTCTTGTTTTTCATATGAGCCATTCGGTCCGCAAGATTCGAAGAATACATCTTCCATCCTTCTCCATACACAATTATATGTTTGCTTATGGAGTGAAGCTCTTGACGAAGTTCATTCATGGTTTCTACATCAATTAATCCCATCAAATCAAAACGAAAGCCATCGATATGATATTCGTTTACCCAGTATAAAACAGATTCAATAATTAATTTTCGAATCATTTTTCTGTCGGTTGCTAAATCATTTTTACATCCAGATACATTGGTGTAAATTCCGTCTCTATCTACATGGTAAGAATATCCTGGCACCAGTAATTCATAAGAAAACGTTGCCGCATCAAACACATGATTAAATACAACATCCATGACTACGTTTATGTTTTCTTTATGCAAAGCATCAATCATCTGTCTTAATTCATTGATTCTAGCATAGGGATCGTCTGGATTAGTAGAATACCATCCTTCTGGAACGTTATATTGTTGGGGATTATATCCCCAGTTATAGGTCGTACTTTGATTTAATTCATCGACTCCATCAAAATCAAAGATTGGCATTAATTGAACGTGAGTGATGCCTATTGATTTTAGATAATCAAATCCCGCTGGATTTCCTTCTAAAGTTTTGATTCCTTTTTCAATAACTCCTAAAAATTTCCCTTTGTGTTGAAAATTCATTTTCGGATCAATCGTAAAATCTCGAACATTCATTTCATAAAGAATGGCGTCAAGTGGATCTCCTGAAAAAGAGGTGCTATACTTCATTGGAAACAATTTTGATTTATCAATAACATAGCTATACTCCCCAAAAGCAGTGGATGAAATAGCATAAGGATCAGAAACTATTTGTTCTTTTCCATTAACTAAAGCCAAAAAGCGATAACGATATTTTTCTAAATCCCCCATAACAAGAATTCGCCACACTCCAGAATTAGTGTAAAGCATGTCAATCATTAATGTTTCGTTTTGTGGGTTAAGAAGCTCTAATTTAACGGATTTTGCAACAGGTGTCCAAATTTTAAACTTCGTTGATTCAGCCGTATACGTAAAACCTAAATCGGTTTTCTTATACCGATAGATATTATCGAATAACTCGGTTCGAACAATTTTGCCAGTATAGAGTTCGGATTGTTCTAATTCTTCGTTTTCAACATAATAGGTCTTACCTAAATCAATATAGGCATCAAAAGAACAAATGAGTTTTACTTCAACGCCTAAATTCAATTTTTGCCGAATGGTTAATTCAATCCATTCATCATTTCCAACTAATCGGTAATGATTGTTATCCCTATAATTCTTTAAAGGAATGATAATGGTTAATTCATCAAAATTATCTAAATAGGAATAAAAAGTTCTAAGGTCCATGTTTATTCCGTCCTATCTTTTTGCATTTGAATGAAATGTAAAGCTAATTCTTTTAACGTATCATAGTCATTTGGTATTTCTAATGTGATGACCTTATAAGTAAGTTCATCGATGATGTCTCCTATAATTCTTGCGTCTTTTAAAGAAGTCAATTCTAGAATATCTTGTCCTTTAAAAGCTAAATCACAGGTTTGATGAATTGGCATTTTGTTATAAAGGGATAAAATGAAAGCTTCTTGGTTGTTTTGTGGATTTAAAGAAGCGTTTACTTTATTTGCCATCAAACATAAATCGAGCCCATTACTATAAACAATTAGTTCGTTAAAAGAATCATTCTTTGTGACTTCTACTAATTCAATCATCCGGTTAATAATTGCTTTATCTTTATTAGAAAAACGCCATTTATCGCTAATTTCCATACCATTTAGATAGAAACACAAAGCAAAAAATTCTAAAATATTTAAATCTATTTTTGTTTGCTTTGAAAGAAAATTGATTCCTTGTAGTAGGTCAGGAAAGTTTTCTTTTACAAGTGACTTGTTCATCCATTGGAGTGCTTTTAACGCAAAAGGATATTCGATGATTTTTCTAAATTCTTGGAGAATTCTTTCGTTTGAAATTTTAGAAAGCAAAGAATAATTCTTTTCAATACTTTGAAATGTTTTTTCTTCTATATCAAAATCTAGTTTGCTAATGAACCGAAAGGCTCTTAACATTCGCAATGCATCTTCATAAAAACGAGTATCTGGATTTCCTATGGCTCTTATCAGTTTTAGTTTTAAATCTCTTTTTCCATCAAACAAATCGATGATTTGTTTTTCTTGGTCCATAGCAAGTGCGTTTATTGTAAAATCTCTTCTTTTTAGATCTTCTTCGATTGTTTTAGAAAAAGTAATCTGTTTTGGATGTCGATGATTTGAATAAACTCCCTCAGAGCGAAAAGTAGTAACTTCAAAAGCAAAGTCATCTTCAAATACCGTAATGGTTCCATACTTAATGCCAGTGTCTCTTGTTTTCTTAAAATATGATTTTACAAGTTTTGGCGATGCATCGGTAGTAATATCAATATCATTTACAGGTAGTCCTAATAAAAAATCACGAACAAAACCACCTACAAAATAGGCAAAATGTCCGTGTCCTGTTAAAATAGATAGTACTTTATTTCCTGTTTTTACGTATAAACTCATGATAAATCACCTAATTTATTATATCATATCCTAACTTATTATTCTATCAAAATCAATTCTTGCGTGATATAATAAATTAGGTGATAATTATGCGCTCTATAAAAGAATTTGTTTCTTCAGACATCGAAATTCAAAAATCAAAATTCATTTGTTGTTTCATTCCAGTGTCAAATGAAGAAGATGTTTCAAAAGCTCTTTTGGATATACGCATTTTATACCCAGGAGGAAACCACTACTGCTTTGCCTATATTTTAGGGGACACTGGCTTAATTCAAAGAGCAAGTGATGATAAAGAACCAAGCAAAACAGCAGGAATTCCTATTTTAGAAATTTTAAAGAAGAATGACTTGACAAATCTAATCGCAATCGTCATTCGCCATTTTGGAGGCACAAAACTTGGCGCTTCAGGACTCATTCGTGCTTATGCAAAAGTAACAAAACTTTGTGTTGAAAAGGCAACTCTAACATATAAAAACACTTTTTATCATTGCAAAGTTCAAATTGATTATTTATATGTTGGATTACTTGAAAACAAACTAAGGGAACTAACAGAAATGTTAGAAATCAACTATTTAAAATCAGTTGAATATCACTTTAACATCAACGCAGATCAATTTTCTTTCTTAGAAGAACAAATCAGTAAAGACACAAGTTATCTTTCAAAAATAGAAATATTAAATACTTTTACGAAATATCTTTAAAAGGAACATTGCAAAATTGCAATGTTTTTCTTTTAAAACAGACTATTTAATTGCTCAAATAGAGATATAAAGACATCCACAAACAAATACCCTAAAATAATTGAAATGACGATAAATAAAAAACGAATCTGGTCACTTGAGTTTGGTTTGAAGATTTTAGATAACTCTACTGATTGCATGGCCTTATACACAAAAATAGTTGCGACAAAAAACAAAATGATTCTTGATATAATAAATACACTAGGATCTAACATTTATATCACTCCACAACTGCATCTAGAATAAATTCTTCTGATGCCATATTGGTAAAAACTTGAATAAAAAGTTCATTTGGTAAACAAACGAGGGGTTCTAAACTTGAA
Proteins encoded in this region:
- a CDS encoding HD domain-containing protein, which produces MNIEIGQTYEFFGKVDQINTSTYDSFACNVTSADNENVIVRIKEGEDISLNKIYFFKTEAVLFKEKIHLMANDFTIIGEMDLSDDVKEKLMRAFYHYAPINLSVIRKRIEDKLSFISNPILKAITEKIYLDHADDFYLYPAATKFHHAYISGLAYHTYSMLELADGFIKVYPFLNQDLIYSGIILHDVCKIKEFDSYEGSEYTIQGRLIGHITLGANLIAITAKELGYENDEETMLLQHIIISHHYYGNFGSPKKPNIAEALIIHFIDNIDSKVCVLGEELDLVKQGDLTASIGVLERERYYKHKLSQE
- the pulA gene encoding type I pullulanase — translated: MDLRTFYSYLDNFDELTIIIPLKNYRDNNHYRLVGNDEWIELTIRQKLNLGVEVKLICSFDAYIDLGKTYYVENEELEQSELYTGKIVRTELFDNIYRYKKTDLGFTYTAESTKFKIWTPVAKSVKLELLNPQNETLMIDMLYTNSGVWRILVMGDLEKYRYRFLALVNGKEQIVSDPYAISSTAFGEYSYVIDKSKLFPMKYSTSFSGDPLDAILYEMNVRDFTIDPKMNFQHKGKFLGVIEKGIKTLEGNPAGFDYLKSIGITHVQLMPIFDFDGVDELNQSTTYNWGYNPQQYNVPEGWYSTNPDDPYARINELRQMIDALHKENINVVMDVVFNHVFDAATFSYELLVPGYSYHVDRDGIYTNVSGCKNDLATDRKMIRKLIIESVLYWVNEYHIDGFRFDLMGLIDVETMNELRQELHSISKHIIVYGEGWKMYSSNLADRMAHMKNKNVIHTIGFFNDTFRETIKGATFLPKDKGYSMGNVQNVDIIKEMLLGSAMNRYLFKYTTQSINYVECHDNLTFFDKAFHLTKDISLIKKWQKLATSFVILSQGVPFIHSGQEFYRTKKGNENSYISSDEINLIDWKLVDENYLDIEYFKQLIQLRKTYSCFKLKSSSELTQHVEVIVLGSKSIMMHLNDDANLILIFKPTIDDETIIIPEGYHLFISSSSKSEKSEECCFTLKDIGTYIFQKESE
- a CDS encoding CCA tRNA nucleotidyltransferase, coding for MSLYVKTGNKVLSILTGHGHFAYFVGGFVRDFLLGLPVNDIDITTDASPKLVKSYFKKTRDTGIKYGTITVFEDDFAFEVTTFRSEGVYSNHRHPKQITFSKTIEEDLKRRDFTINALAMDQEKQIIDLFDGKRDLKLKLIRAIGNPDTRFYEDALRMLRAFRFISKLDFDIEEKTFQSIEKNYSLLSKISNERILQEFRKIIEYPFALKALQWMNKSLVKENFPDLLQGINFLSKQTKIDLNILEFFALCFYLNGMEISDKWRFSNKDKAIINRMIELVEVTKNDSFNELIVYSNGLDLCLMANKVNASLNPQNNQEAFILSLYNKMPIHQTCDLAFKGQDILELTSLKDARIIGDIIDELTYKVITLEIPNDYDTLKELALHFIQMQKDRTE
- a CDS encoding YigZ family protein translates to MRSIKEFVSSDIEIQKSKFICCFIPVSNEEDVSKALLDIRILYPGGNHYCFAYILGDTGLIQRASDDKEPSKTAGIPILEILKKNDLTNLIAIVIRHFGGTKLGASGLIRAYAKVTKLCVEKATLTYKNTFYHCKVQIDYLYVGLLENKLRELTEMLEINYLKSVEYHFNINADQFSFLEEQISKDTSYLSKIEILNTFTKYL
- a CDS encoding DUF1146 family protein, whose translation is MLDPSVFIISRIILFFVATIFVYKAMQSVELSKIFKPNSSDQIRFLFIVISIILGYLFVDVFISLFEQLNSLF